The following proteins are co-located in the Solanum pennellii chromosome 1, SPENNV200 genome:
- the LOC107015540 gene encoding probable polyamine transporter At3g13620, with translation MAEEKQTPVSTMAENSEEIPITTAKTVKKSKKLSLIPLIFLIYFEVAGGPYGEEPAVQSAGPLFAILGFLIFPFIWSVPEALITAELSTTFPGNGGFVTWAYTAFGPFWGSLMGTWKFLSGVINIASFPVLCISYMDKLFPIFSSGVPRYMAILVSTLLLSFLNYTGLAIVGYVAVVLGIVSLAPFIIMSLIAIPKIQPHRWISLGQKGVKKDWNMFFNSLFWNLNFWDNVSTLVSEVENPKRTFPKALFSSVILTCFGYLIPLMAVTGAVSVDQREWETGFMVNAADMISGKWLKFWIEIGAILSSIGLFEAQLSTCAFQLLGMAELAFLPKFFALRSKWFNTPWVGILLSTVISLSMSYMNFTDIISSANFLYSLGMFLELASFLWLRRKYPLINRPYKVPMKMPGLVVMCLIPSVFLVFIMAIATKVVFLISGLMTVGGIGWYFFMKLCKTKKWLKFYDDMEEMTIT, from the coding sequence ATGGCAGAGGAGAAGCAAACTCCAGTTTCCACCATGGCTGAAAACTCCGAAGAAATCCCCATAACCACCGCAAAAACTgtcaaaaaaagtaaaaaactaaGCCTGATTCCTCTCATCTTCCTCATCTACTTTGAAGTTGCTGGTGGCCCTTATGGTGAAGAACCAGCCGTTCAATCTGCTGGCCCACTTTTTGCCATTCTTGGTTTTctcattttcccttttatttggAGTGTACCTGAAGCTTTAATTACTGCTGAATTATCAACTACTTTCCCTGGTAATGGCGGTTTTGTTACATGGGCTTACACAGCTTTTGGCCCCTTTTGGGGTTCATTAATGGGTACATGGAAATTTCTCAGCGGTGTTATCAACATTGCATCTTTTCCTGTTTTGTGTATTAGTTATATGGATAAGCTTTTCCCAATTTTCAGTTCTGGCGTTCCAAGATATATGGCGATTTTGGTATCTACATTGTTGTTATCGTTTTTGAATTATACTGGATTAGCTATTGTGGGTTATGTTGCTGTTGTTCTTGGTATTGTATCACTTGCACCATTCATTATAATGTCTTTGATTGCGATTCCGAAGATTCAGCCTCATAGATGGATTAGTTTAGGTCAAAAAGGGGTGAAGAAGGATTGGAATATGTTCTTCAATTCATTGTTTTGGAATTTGAATTTTTGGGATAATGTGAGTACTTTGGTTAGTGAAGTTGAAAACCCGAAGAGAACTTTTCCTAAAGCACTTTTTTCATCAGTAATCTTAACTTGTTTTGGTTATTTAATCCCACTAATGGCTGTTACTGGAGCAGTATCAGTTGATCAAAGGGAATGGGAAACAGGTTTTATGGTGAACGCGGCAGATATGATTTCTGGTAAATGGTTGAAATTTTGGATTGAAATTGGAGCTATATTATCATCAATTGGTTTATTTGAAGCTCAGTTAAGTACTTGTGCTTTTCAGCTTTTAGGTATGGCTGAATTAGCATTTTTGCCTAAATTCTTTGCATTAAGGTCAAAATGGTTTAACACACCATGGGTTGGGATATTATTATCAACAGTAATTTCATTAAGTATGTCTTATATGAACTTTACTGATATAATATCTTCAGCTAATTTCTTGTATAGTTTAGGTATGTTTTTGGAATTAGCATCTTTTCTTTGGTTGAGAAGGAAGTATCCATTGATTAATAGACCATATAAAGTGCCAATGAAGATGCCAGGATTGGTTGTTATGTGCTTGATTCCTAGTGTATTTTTGGTGTTTATAATGGCTATTGCAACTAAGGTTGTGTTTCTTATAAGTGGATTGATGACTGTTGGAGGAATTGGATGGTACTTTTTCATGAAGTTGTGTAAAACCAAGAAGTGGCTCAAGTTCTATGATGATATGGAAGAGATGACTATAACATAG